The following are from one region of the bacterium genome:
- a CDS encoding DedA family protein: protein MLEIFLHLDAHLNAWITMLGPWVYVLLFVVVFCETGLVVMPFLPGDSLLFTLGAVAAVDGSPLKLSMLLGILTAAAILGDAVNYGIGRRLGPKVFRADRRWLNHNHLVQTQNFYERHGGKTILLARFLPIIRTFAPFVAGVGRMNYARFAAFNVSGAVLWVVACLLAGYFFGNIPVVKRNFEAVIVGIVLVSMLPLLIRLVSAKFKKRRLHDSVPERNTGEV, encoded by the coding sequence GTGCTGGAAATTTTTCTTCATCTCGACGCACATCTGAACGCATGGATCACGATGCTGGGACCTTGGGTCTACGTGCTCTTGTTCGTCGTCGTTTTTTGCGAGACGGGCCTGGTCGTCATGCCGTTTCTTCCGGGAGACTCGCTCCTCTTCACGCTCGGAGCCGTTGCGGCCGTCGATGGATCGCCCCTCAAACTTTCCATGCTTCTGGGAATCCTGACCGCGGCGGCGATTTTGGGCGACGCGGTCAACTACGGCATCGGCCGGCGTCTTGGTCCGAAAGTTTTCCGCGCCGACCGGCGCTGGCTCAATCACAATCATCTGGTTCAGACGCAGAATTTTTACGAGCGCCACGGAGGCAAGACCATCCTTCTCGCGCGCTTTCTCCCCATCATCCGGACCTTCGCTCCGTTCGTCGCGGGCGTCGGAAGAATGAACTACGCCCGCTTCGCGGCCTTCAACGTCTCCGGCGCGGTTCTCTGGGTCGTGGCCTGCTTGCTGGCCGGGTACTTTTTCGGTAACATTCCCGTCGTCAAACGGAACTTCGAAGCGGTCATCGTCGGCATCGTCTTGGTCTCCATGCTCCCGCTCCTGATCCGGCTCGTTTCGGCGAAGTTCAAGAAGCGGAGGCTCCATGACTCCGTTCCGGAACGAAACACCGGCGAAGTTTGA
- a CDS encoding NmrA family NAD(P)-binding protein, with amino-acid sequence MSDKTYAVMGASGHIGRVVAERLLEEDHEVIVLGRSSERLKDLAAKGAKVHAGAFDDVQSLTQAFAGADGVFTMIPPDMMSHDYRAFQDRAGEAIARAVAQSKVAHVVNLSSVGGHLPEKSGVILGLHFQEERLNALPDLNVVHLRPPSFMENLLALIGVVKSQGVLGAALRPDLKIPMIATKDIAERAASLLSNLDFSGKSVQEILGERDLSMSEAASVLGRAIGKPDLPYVQFPYEGVEAAMLKTGFPAKTVRLMIEMYRGFNEGIIAPTEPRTKRNTTPTSIEEFAKTVFAPAYSKEAS; translated from the coding sequence ATGTCCGACAAAACCTACGCCGTCATGGGGGCCTCCGGCCACATCGGCCGCGTCGTCGCCGAGCGTCTCTTGGAGGAGGATCATGAGGTGATCGTCCTCGGGCGGTCCTCCGAAAGGCTCAAGGACCTGGCCGCGAAGGGGGCCAAGGTCCACGCCGGCGCTTTCGACGACGTCCAGTCCCTCACCCAGGCCTTCGCGGGGGCGGACGGAGTCTTCACGATGATCCCCCCGGACATGATGAGCCACGACTACCGCGCCTTCCAAGACCGCGCGGGGGAGGCCATCGCGCGAGCCGTCGCCCAGTCCAAAGTCGCGCATGTCGTGAACCTGAGCAGCGTGGGGGGCCACCTGCCGGAGAAGAGCGGGGTCATCTTGGGTCTGCACTTTCAAGAAGAGCGCCTGAACGCCCTGCCGGACTTGAACGTCGTCCACCTCCGTCCGCCCTCCTTCATGGAAAACCTCCTGGCTCTGATCGGCGTCGTCAAATCCCAGGGGGTCCTGGGCGCGGCCTTGAGGCCCGATTTGAAGATCCCGATGATCGCGACGAAGGACATCGCCGAACGCGCGGCCTCCCTCCTCTCGAACCTCGATTTTTCGGGAAAGTCGGTCCAGGAGATTCTGGGAGAGCGCGACCTTTCGATGTCCGAGGCGGCCTCCGTCCTCGGGCGGGCCATCGGCAAACCGGATCTGCCCTACGTCCAATTCCCTTACGAGGGCGTCGAGGCGGCGATGCTGAAGACGGGTTTTCCCGCCAAGACCGTCCGTCTCATGATCGAGATGTACCGGGGCTTCAACGAGGGGATCATCGCCCCGACGGAGCCGCGCACCAAGCGGAACACGACGCCGACCTCGATCGAAGAGTTCGCCAAGACCGTCTTCGCCCCCGCCTATTCAAAGGAGGCTTCATGA
- a CDS encoding aldehyde dehydrogenase family protein, with product MTPFRNETPAKFEEKAATLEEAARAVQRARQGARAWAETSAADRSSLLLRAAEILRRDRSHLTAWILLEVHKNWKEADADVCEAIDFLEYYAREALRIAEEGLPMKPAGVAAVIAPWNFPLAILAGMTSAALVTGNAVLMKPAEQSPVIAQRLFEILGQAGCPEGVLHFLPGPGETVGDLLVRSPEVDLVCFTGSKEVGMRIAGLKRRVLAEMGGKNAIVVDETADLERAVEGTILSAFGFQGQKCSACSRAIVLPKVYDEFRERLVEAAKKIRVGDPKEPANFMGPVIDGEAEAKIRRYIEIGKTEGKLLFQGESPGEPRCIPPTIFEAVPSSARVAREEIFGPVVCLMRAKDLTEAIRIANGVPYDLTGGLFSRDPEAIRRARRDFEVGNLYINRKITGALVACQPFGGYRVSSLGFKAGGPEYLYQFLESPKMPEPPARRELPSVAPDERNELVYIKEGPRLLGKTICEKLI from the coding sequence ATGACTCCGTTCCGGAACGAAACACCGGCGAAGTTTGAGGAAAAAGCCGCCACCCTCGAAGAGGCGGCGCGCGCCGTCCAACGCGCCCGCCAAGGCGCCCGGGCGTGGGCCGAAACGTCCGCCGCCGATCGCTCCTCCCTTCTCCTCAGGGCGGCGGAGATCCTCCGCAGGGACCGTTCCCATCTGACCGCATGGATCCTCCTCGAGGTCCACAAGAACTGGAAGGAGGCCGACGCGGACGTCTGCGAGGCGATCGACTTCCTCGAATACTACGCCCGCGAGGCGCTCCGCATCGCGGAGGAAGGGCTTCCGATGAAACCGGCCGGGGTCGCCGCCGTCATCGCGCCTTGGAATTTCCCCCTCGCCATATTGGCCGGCATGACCTCCGCCGCCCTCGTCACGGGCAACGCCGTCCTCATGAAGCCCGCCGAGCAGTCCCCGGTCATCGCTCAAAGGCTTTTCGAGATCCTTGGGCAGGCCGGCTGCCCCGAGGGCGTCCTCCACTTTCTGCCCGGCCCCGGCGAGACGGTCGGCGACCTTCTCGTCCGTTCACCGGAGGTCGATCTGGTTTGCTTTACCGGCTCCAAGGAAGTGGGGATGCGGATCGCGGGACTGAAAAGGCGCGTGCTCGCCGAAATGGGCGGAAAAAATGCGATCGTCGTGGACGAGACCGCGGATCTGGAACGCGCCGTCGAAGGGACGATCCTCTCCGCCTTCGGATTCCAGGGCCAGAAGTGTTCGGCCTGTTCGCGCGCCATCGTCCTCCCGAAGGTTTACGACGAATTCCGGGAACGCCTCGTCGAGGCGGCGAAAAAAATCCGTGTCGGCGACCCGAAGGAGCCGGCGAACTTCATGGGGCCCGTGATCGACGGCGAGGCGGAGGCGAAGATCCGCCGCTACATCGAGATCGGGAAGACGGAGGGGAAACTGCTTTTTCAGGGTGAGTCCCCCGGCGAGCCTCGCTGCATCCCGCCGACGATCTTCGAGGCTGTCCCGTCCTCGGCGCGCGTCGCCCGGGAGGAGATCTTCGGTCCCGTGGTCTGCCTCATGCGCGCCAAGGACCTGACCGAGGCGATCCGGATCGCGAACGGCGTCCCCTACGACCTGACCGGCGGTCTGTTTTCGCGGGACCCGGAGGCGATCCGGCGGGCGCGCCGCGACTTCGAGGTGGGCAACCTCTATATCAACCGGAAGATCACCGGGGCCTTGGTCGCCTGCCAGCCGTTCGGCGGTTACCGCGTCTCGTCCCTGGGTTTCAAGGCGGGCGGTCCCGAGTATCTCTACCAATTCCTGGAGAGCCCGAAGATGCCCGAACCGCCGGCCAGACGCGAGCTTCCGAGCGTCGCCCCCGACGAGAGGAACGAATTGGTCTATATAAAGGAAGGGCCGAGGCTCTTGGGCAAGACGATTTGCGAGAAACTGATCTAA
- a CDS encoding cyclic nucleotide-binding domain-containing protein yields the protein MDMQHGAGQTGDLPWEGLLSQGQALTFRRGQTLIYKDHSPYGVFVILRGRVELTGGTEECEHEEIKRIPQGDVVGLHSVLNGTHSCCDVVAAEDCRTIFISKTLLLQYASAC from the coding sequence ATGGACATGCAGCACGGCGCCGGCCAGACCGGCGATTTGCCTTGGGAGGGGCTGCTCTCACAGGGGCAGGCCCTCACCTTTCGCCGGGGCCAGACCCTCATCTACAAGGACCATAGTCCCTACGGCGTGTTCGTCATCCTGCGAGGCCGCGTCGAGCTGACCGGCGGAACCGAGGAATGCGAGCACGAAGAAATAAAACGAATTCCCCAGGGCGACGTGGTGGGACTCCACTCCGTGCTCAACGGAACGCACTCCTGCTGCGACGTCGTCGCCGCCGAGGACTGCCGGACCATCTTCATTTCAAAGACACTACTCCTCCAATACGCCTCGGCGTGCTAA
- a CDS encoding Crp/Fnr family transcriptional regulator → MQRPNGKLDCATCGSRVLGVLCSLDKAGLEECSEHKTTNQYKKGQVIFYEGNQSYGLYCIFAGRVKLYKTGVDGRQQIVRIAGPGDLLGYRSLFAEEPYAATAEVLEDATICCVDRNAFFPLLSKNPQLSLNIIRKLARELRDAEDLATSIAHRSVRERMAELLLMLKETYGKPVKSGVRIDLQLSREEMADMIGVTQETAIRLLSEFKKDGLIDVKERDITVLDAKGLVETANIPL, encoded by the coding sequence ATGCAGCGCCCCAACGGCAAACTCGATTGCGCGACCTGCGGCTCCCGCGTCCTCGGGGTCCTTTGCAGCCTGGACAAGGCCGGCTTGGAGGAGTGCTCCGAACACAAGACGACCAACCAGTACAAGAAGGGCCAGGTCATCTTTTATGAGGGCAACCAATCCTACGGCCTGTATTGCATCTTCGCGGGCCGGGTGAAGCTCTACAAGACGGGCGTCGACGGACGGCAGCAGATCGTGAGGATCGCCGGGCCGGGAGACCTCCTGGGCTACCGCTCCCTCTTCGCCGAGGAGCCGTATGCGGCCACGGCGGAGGTCCTGGAGGACGCCACCATCTGCTGCGTCGACCGCAACGCCTTTTTCCCCCTCCTCTCCAAGAACCCCCAGCTCTCGCTCAACATCATCCGCAAGCTCGCCCGCGAACTCCGGGATGCGGAGGACCTGGCCACCAGCATCGCGCACCGCTCCGTCCGCGAGCGCATGGCCGAGCTCCTCCTCATGCTCAAGGAGACCTACGGGAAGCCCGTCAAGTCGGGCGTCCGGATCGACCTGCAGCTCTCCCGGGAGGAAATGGCGGACATGATCGGGGTCACGCAGGAAACGGCCATCCGGCTCCTCTCGGAGTTCAAAAAGGACGGCCTGATCGACGTCAAGGAGAGGGACATCACCGTCCTGGACGCCAAGGGCCTCGTCGAAACCGCCAACATTCCACTCTAG
- a CDS encoding APC family permease, producing MPNTQQLPESFWSRVRHAILGPARNVYDPSLGHHISLVPLLAWIGLGADGMSSSAYGPDEAFRALGAHTYLAPFLVLATALTIFIIALSYSKIIEHFPQGGGGYLVATKLLGNAAGVTSGAALLVDYVLTITVSISAGGDAIFSLLPLDWQPYKILVEFATIFVLMITNLRGVKESVKMLIPIFVLFLVTHAVLIGGSLFFHLGDVGGVVGDTRQRFQEGVSSLGAWGLFLVFIRAYSMGGGTYTGIEGVSNGMGVLRDPKVETGKKTMIYMGVSLAVTAGGLLLSYMLLRIQPVYGQTLNATLSTTLFGDFTLGGLPVGHWFVWSTMFAAALLLLVAAQTGFIDGPPVMANLASDLWLPRRFATLSDRLTIQRGVILMGVAALATLAYTRGDVRMLVVMYSINVFVTFSLSQLGMCRFWIQRMKGNLRSPWLRNLFLHGVGFILCAGILLVMVIEKFTEGGWVTVAVTLALILLCKVIRKHYRNVAALVLEIGETFEGIPMVPSGKQDKGARVPKVDPTKPTAVILVGGGHSRMGIHTLFTIFRLFPHTFHNVVFLSIGVINSEFFKADHGVKEMEERVMESLKYYVDLAHGLGIPAEAAFRVGTDVVSEAADLCIELSRQYSGAVFFGSELVFQEPKWYHRILHNETAYAIQRRLRFAGLSVVILPILLFEKPEKREEEMSEIMVYRGVKRH from the coding sequence GTGCCGAACACCCAGCAGCTTCCCGAAAGCTTTTGGTCCCGGGTCCGGCATGCGATCCTAGGGCCCGCGCGCAACGTCTACGATCCCTCCCTCGGCCATCACATCTCCCTGGTTCCGCTGCTCGCCTGGATCGGTTTGGGCGCCGACGGCATGTCCTCGTCGGCCTACGGACCGGACGAGGCCTTCCGGGCGCTGGGGGCGCATACCTATCTGGCGCCTTTCTTAGTCTTGGCCACGGCTTTGACGATCTTCATCATCGCCCTGTCCTATAGCAAGATTATCGAGCACTTTCCCCAGGGAGGCGGCGGTTACCTCGTAGCGACGAAACTCTTGGGGAACGCGGCGGGTGTCACCTCCGGAGCGGCCCTGCTCGTCGACTACGTCCTCACCATCACGGTCTCGATTTCCGCCGGCGGCGACGCCATCTTCAGCCTCCTGCCCCTCGATTGGCAGCCCTACAAGATCCTGGTCGAGTTCGCGACCATCTTCGTCCTGATGATCACCAATCTCCGGGGCGTCAAGGAATCGGTCAAGATGCTCATCCCGATCTTCGTCCTCTTCCTCGTCACGCACGCCGTCTTGATCGGCGGGAGCCTCTTCTTTCACTTGGGCGATGTGGGCGGGGTCGTCGGCGACACCCGGCAAAGGTTTCAGGAAGGGGTCTCGTCCCTCGGGGCTTGGGGGCTCTTTCTCGTCTTTATCCGTGCCTATTCCATGGGCGGCGGCACGTACACCGGGATCGAGGGCGTCTCCAACGGCATGGGGGTCTTACGGGATCCCAAGGTGGAGACCGGCAAGAAAACGATGATTTATATGGGAGTTTCGCTCGCCGTGACGGCCGGCGGACTCCTTTTGAGCTACATGCTTTTGCGGATACAGCCTGTGTACGGCCAGACGTTGAATGCCACGTTATCCACAACCCTCTTCGGCGATTTCACCCTGGGGGGACTTCCCGTCGGGCACTGGTTCGTCTGGTCCACCATGTTCGCGGCGGCCCTCCTGCTGCTCGTCGCGGCCCAGACCGGTTTCATCGACGGCCCGCCGGTCATGGCGAACTTGGCCTCCGATCTCTGGCTCCCCCGGCGTTTCGCGACGTTGTCAGACCGCCTGACCATCCAACGGGGCGTCATCCTGATGGGAGTGGCCGCGCTCGCGACGCTGGCCTACACGCGCGGCGACGTCCGGATGCTGGTGGTCATGTATTCCATCAACGTCTTCGTGACCTTTTCCCTCTCCCAACTCGGCATGTGCCGGTTCTGGATCCAACGGATGAAGGGGAACTTGCGTTCCCCCTGGCTGAGGAATCTTTTTCTCCACGGCGTCGGCTTCATCCTGTGCGCCGGCATTCTGCTCGTCATGGTAATCGAAAAGTTCACGGAGGGGGGCTGGGTGACCGTCGCGGTGACGCTGGCCCTCATCCTTCTCTGCAAAGTCATCCGAAAGCACTACCGCAACGTGGCCGCACTGGTGCTGGAGATCGGTGAGACGTTCGAGGGGATTCCGATGGTTCCGAGCGGAAAGCAGGACAAGGGCGCCAGGGTTCCGAAGGTCGATCCCACGAAGCCCACGGCCGTTATCTTGGTGGGCGGCGGACACAGCCGGATGGGCATCCATACCCTCTTCACGATCTTCCGTCTCTTCCCCCACACCTTCCACAACGTGGTCTTCCTCTCGATCGGCGTGATCAACTCGGAATTTTTCAAGGCCGACCACGGCGTGAAGGAGATGGAGGAGAGGGTCATGGAGTCGCTGAAGTATTACGTCGATCTGGCTCACGGGCTCGGCATACCGGCCGAAGCCGCCTTCCGCGTGGGCACCGACGTGGTGAGCGAAGCCGCCGATCTGTGCATCGAGCTTTCACGGCAATATTCCGGCGCCGTGTTTTTCGGCAGCGAGCTCGTCTTTCAGGAGCCCAAGTGGTACCACCGCATCCTTCACAACGAGACGGCCTACGCCATCCAGCGCCGCCTCCGATTCGCCGGACTTTCCGTCGTCATCCTGCCCATTCTGCTCTTCGAGAAGCCCGAGAAACGCGAAGAAGAGATGTCCGAGATCATGGTCTATCGGGGCGTGAAGCGTCACTAA
- a CDS encoding porin has translation MKTSRDRSKGRALALLAAGLMALSSTAFAEEESGSASFWDKTKVTGNFATSYNFNFNNPACPAAGCPGLNTLRVFDTRHNNFDFNLAEIAIENAPADWVKFRLDLNYGEDVAAVDVLKGGVIGVDEFGVQQAYADLTANVGNGITFRAGHFVTPIGYEVIESAYNLNTSRSLLFGFAIPFTHTGVTMTYPFSDKFTGMVGVVNGWDLIGDNNKGKSILAQLVYKPIDTLLLSLQGTFGPEQPGSDGNLRGLVDFVGTWTPNDKWIVGLNFDLGKEEGIGGSGFANWWGGAGYVHWKPLDSFGLTLRGELMQDDGSRLLIGTNGTVGEGTLTAHFYLGDGWETRIEARHDQADRGIYLRSNGTTRKFQDTVSAEVVYAF, from the coding sequence ATGAAGACGAGCAGGGACAGAAGCAAGGGCAGGGCGCTTGCGCTGCTGGCGGCGGGGCTGATGGCCTTGTCCTCCACGGCGTTCGCGGAAGAAGAGTCGGGGTCGGCGTCCTTCTGGGACAAGACCAAGGTGACGGGCAATTTCGCCACGAGTTACAACTTCAACTTCAACAACCCGGCGTGTCCGGCGGCCGGGTGCCCGGGGTTGAATACGCTGCGGGTCTTCGACACGCGGCACAACAACTTCGACTTCAACCTGGCGGAGATCGCCATCGAGAACGCGCCGGCCGATTGGGTCAAGTTCAGGCTGGATCTCAACTACGGCGAGGACGTGGCGGCCGTCGACGTCCTGAAGGGCGGCGTCATCGGCGTCGACGAGTTCGGCGTTCAGCAGGCCTATGCCGATCTGACCGCCAACGTCGGCAACGGAATCACCTTCCGTGCCGGGCATTTCGTGACCCCCATTGGCTACGAAGTGATCGAGAGCGCCTACAATCTGAACACGTCCCGCTCGCTCCTTTTTGGATTCGCGATCCCGTTCACCCATACGGGCGTCACCATGACCTATCCCTTTTCGGACAAATTCACCGGGATGGTGGGCGTGGTCAACGGCTGGGACCTGATCGGGGATAACAACAAGGGGAAATCGATCCTGGCCCAACTGGTTTATAAGCCCATCGACACCTTGCTTCTCTCTCTCCAAGGGACCTTTGGGCCGGAGCAGCCCGGCTCCGACGGAAATTTGAGGGGCCTGGTCGACTTCGTCGGCACATGGACCCCGAACGACAAGTGGATCGTCGGCCTCAACTTCGACCTGGGCAAGGAAGAGGGCATCGGCGGCTCCGGCTTCGCCAACTGGTGGGGCGGCGCGGGCTATGTCCACTGGAAGCCCCTGGATTCGTTCGGCCTCACGCTCCGCGGGGAACTCATGCAGGATGACGGCTCCCGCCTCTTGATCGGAACGAACGGCACCGTGGGAGAAGGCACGCTCACCGCTCACTTCTACCTGGGCGACGGCTGGGAGACTCGGATCGAGGCCCGCCACGACCAGGCGGATCGCGGCATCTATCTCAGGTCCAACGGCACGACGCGGAAGTTCCAGGACACCGTCTCG
- a CDS encoding LapA family protein, whose protein sequence is MTFWKKPKFIAWTLLLLLFLIVILQNVEPTQVDFLFWSLPAMPKLVLILLSMIAGAGLALVGAREFRSHGRDGTHKD, encoded by the coding sequence ATGACCTTTTGGAAAAAACCCAAATTCATCGCCTGGACCCTGCTCCTCCTCCTGTTCCTGATCGTCATCCTTCAAAACGTCGAGCCCACGCAGGTGGACTTTCTCTTCTGGTCCCTGCCCGCCATGCCCAAGCTCGTGCTGATCCTGCTCTCGATGATCGCCGGGGCCGGCTTGGCCCTGGTGGGCGCGCGGGAGTTCCGGTCCCACGGCCGGGACGGGACCCACAAAGACTGA
- a CDS encoding deoxyhypusine synthase family protein, protein MPKARETNPAKSHEVYSVEVTDPAKKREKKEMLSETVKALDLEKAKTIADLVDSFKDMSIQARHIGRCAEVLENMLSDPDRPTVFLGLAGPLVAAGLRKTIRDMIAFGLVDVVVSTGAVLYQDFYQSRGFHHFKGTPGADDVKLRDLYIDRIYDTYVDEEKFWETDCWIGQFADTLTPGVYSSRSFLEKLGGTVKDDHSILGTAVKKGIPVFSPAINDSSIGIGLTEHYHRCVKDGREGVVINSIRDNYELTQCVVKSKKTAAIYIAGGVPKNYINDSVVMGYIFNKDTGGHTYALQVTTDVPHWGGLSGSTLDEATSWGKIGTKANKAMAFVEPSVAVPLLVGYALQKNLAKNRKPLTFSWDNDILTSLK, encoded by the coding sequence ATGCCGAAGGCGCGAGAAACAAATCCTGCGAAGAGTCATGAGGTCTACTCCGTCGAGGTGACGGACCCCGCCAAGAAGCGCGAAAAAAAGGAAATGCTTTCCGAAACGGTGAAGGCGCTCGATCTCGAGAAGGCAAAGACCATCGCGGACCTCGTCGATTCCTTCAAGGACATGTCCATTCAGGCGCGCCACATCGGACGCTGCGCCGAGGTGTTGGAAAACATGCTCTCCGATCCCGACCGGCCGACGGTTTTTCTCGGACTCGCGGGGCCTCTCGTCGCCGCGGGGCTCCGCAAGACCATCCGCGACATGATCGCCTTCGGCCTGGTGGACGTCGTCGTCTCCACCGGCGCCGTCCTGTACCAGGATTTCTACCAGTCGCGCGGTTTCCATCATTTCAAGGGCACGCCGGGCGCCGACGACGTCAAGCTGCGTGATCTGTACATCGACCGCATCTACGATACCTACGTCGACGAGGAAAAATTCTGGGAGACGGATTGTTGGATCGGGCAGTTCGCCGACACGCTCACGCCGGGCGTCTATTCCTCCCGGTCCTTTCTGGAAAAGCTCGGCGGGACGGTGAAGGACGACCATTCCATCCTCGGGACCGCGGTCAAGAAGGGGATCCCCGTTTTTTCGCCGGCGATCAACGACTCCTCCATCGGCATCGGACTCACCGAGCATTATCACCGCTGCGTCAAGGACGGGCGCGAGGGGGTCGTCATCAATTCCATCCGCGACAACTATGAGCTGACGCAGTGCGTGGTGAAGTCCAAGAAAACGGCGGCCATCTACATCGCCGGCGGGGTGCCCAAGAACTACATCAACGACTCGGTCGTCATGGGCTACATCTTCAACAAGGACACGGGCGGCCACACCTACGCCCTGCAGGTGACGACGGACGTCCCCCACTGGGGCGGTCTGTCCGGCAGCACCCTGGACGAGGCGACCTCCTGGGGCAAGATCGGTACCAAGGCCAACAAGGCGATGGCCTTCGTGGAACCCTCGGTCGCCGTCCCCTTGCTCGTCGGATACGCGCTTCAAAAGAACCTGGCGAAAAACAGAAAACCACTGACATTCTCGTGGGATAACGACATTCTGACCTCCCTGAAGTAG
- a CDS encoding adenosylcobalamin-dependent ribonucleoside-diphosphate reductase, with translation MSQLSPNALRVMEARYLGRDTRGRVVETPAEAFRRVARAVASAETVWGGSARFWSGEFLRMMEELEFLPNSPTLMNAGLPLGQLSACFVLPVDDTMEGIFEAVKRMALVQRTGGGTGFSFSRLRPRGSFIVSTGGEASGPVSFMKIFDAATENIKQGGRRRGANMGILRVDHPDILEFIDAKRDGKTLQNFNLSVGATDAFLKAARSGKRYDLLHPRTRRKTGSLKAAEVFRRIAEAAWATGDPGLIFLDAINRANPTPRLGAIEATNPCGEIPLLPYEACNLGSINLSRMLVRKGRKPEIDWKKLGETARKGVRFLDDVVEVNRYPFPEIDKMTRGNRKIGLGVMGFAELLLLLGIPYDDAEAARLGSRVMRFLAGEAREASRRLARERGVFAHWKGSVHERRRIRLRNATLTAIAPTGTISIIAGTSSGIEPLFALAYRRRALEGKTLIDANPIFIAHLKENGLHRKDVLKAVARTGSLKSVKGIPEATRRLFTTALEIPVNAHLAIQAAFQEHVDNSVSKTINLPKESTPGDVARAYWSAWDLGLKGITIYRYGSKPTQVLEVGTGEDPLQYEYSPKCDPTECRL, from the coding sequence GTGTCCCAACTCTCCCCCAACGCCCTCCGGGTGATGGAGGCGCGGTATCTCGGGCGTGACACCCGCGGACGCGTCGTGGAGACGCCCGCGGAGGCGTTCCGGAGGGTCGCGCGGGCCGTCGCCTCGGCGGAAACGGTCTGGGGCGGTTCCGCCCGTTTTTGGTCCGGGGAATTTCTCCGGATGATGGAGGAGTTGGAGTTCCTGCCCAACAGCCCGACGCTCATGAACGCGGGCTTGCCCCTGGGCCAGCTCTCGGCCTGCTTTGTCCTGCCCGTGGACGACACGATGGAAGGCATCTTCGAGGCCGTCAAGCGCATGGCCCTGGTTCAGCGCACGGGCGGCGGCACCGGCTTTTCCTTTTCGCGGCTCCGGCCCCGCGGATCGTTCATCGTCTCCACCGGCGGCGAGGCCTCGGGCCCCGTCTCCTTCATGAAGATCTTCGACGCCGCGACCGAAAACATCAAGCAGGGCGGACGGCGGCGCGGCGCGAACATGGGCATCCTGCGCGTGGATCATCCCGACATCCTCGAATTCATCGACGCCAAGCGCGACGGAAAGACGCTCCAGAACTTCAACCTCTCCGTCGGCGCGACCGACGCCTTTCTCAAGGCCGCGCGTTCGGGGAAACGCTACGACCTCCTGCACCCCCGCACCCGCAGGAAGACCGGCTCGCTCAAGGCGGCCGAGGTCTTCCGGCGCATCGCCGAGGCCGCCTGGGCGACGGGCGATCCGGGGCTCATTTTCCTGGACGCCATCAACCGCGCCAACCCGACCCCCCGCCTGGGCGCGATCGAGGCCACCAACCCCTGCGGCGAGATCCCCCTGCTCCCCTACGAGGCGTGCAACCTGGGCTCGATCAACCTCTCGCGGATGCTCGTCCGCAAGGGACGCAAACCGGAGATCGACTGGAAGAAGCTGGGGGAGACGGCCCGGAAGGGCGTGCGCTTTCTGGACGACGTCGTGGAGGTCAACCGCTATCCGTTCCCGGAAATCGACAAGATGACGCGCGGCAACCGGAAGATCGGGCTCGGCGTCATGGGATTCGCCGAACTGCTCCTGTTGCTGGGGATCCCCTACGACGACGCCGAGGCCGCGCGGCTGGGCTCACGGGTCATGCGCTTTCTCGCCGGCGAGGCCCGGGAGGCCTCGCGCCGCCTCGCCCGCGAGCGCGGCGTCTTCGCGCATTGGAAGGGAAGCGTGCACGAGCGGCGAAGGATCCGCCTCCGGAACGCCACCTTGACCGCCATCGCCCCGACCGGAACCATCAGCATCATCGCGGGCACCAGCTCGGGCATCGAGCCCCTCTTCGCGCTCGCCTACCGGCGCCGCGCCCTGGAAGGAAAAACGCTCATCGACGCCAATCCGATCTTTATCGCCCACTTGAAGGAGAACGGACTTCACCGGAAGGACGTCCTCAAGGCCGTCGCCCGGACCGGGAGCCTGAAGAGCGTGAAAGGGATTCCCGAAGCGACGCGCCGCCTCTTCACGACGGCCTTGGAGATCCCGGTGAACGCCCACCTGGCGATCCAGGCCGCGTTTCAGGAGCACGTGGACAATTCCGTCTCCAAGACGATCAACCTCCCCAAGGAATCGACCCCCGGCGACGTCGCCCGCGCCTATTGGTCCGCCTGGGACCTGGGGCTCAAGGGGATCACGATCTACCGCTACGGCAGCAAGCCGACGCAGGTCCTGGAGGTGGGCACCGGCGAGGATCCGCTTCAATACGAATATTCCCCCAAGTGCGACCCCACGGAGTGCAGACTCTAA